Proteins encoded by one window of Panicum virgatum strain AP13 chromosome 7N, P.virgatum_v5, whole genome shotgun sequence:
- the LOC120682609 gene encoding nudix hydrolase 13, mitochondrial-like yields MAPGEKKILVARKGRLRQRYDGEHRLVAGCVPYRMGADGHPELLMVSTPNRDDLVFPKGGWEDDEDVHEAACREALEEAGVKGAINRTALGMWVFRSKSSPVSGDSPRGACKGYIFALEVAEELEQWPEQDTHGRQWVSPADAYRLCRYDWMREALSALLDRLAEAKPAAPELDGHGGVYKMVKEAAATADRAVALC; encoded by the exons ATGGCGCCGGGGGAGAAGAAGATCCTGGTGGCGAGGAAGGGCCGGCTGCGGCAGCGCTACGACGGCGAGCACCGCCTCGTGGCCGGGTGCGTGCCGTACCGCATGGGCGCCGACGGCCACCCCGAGCTGCTCATGGTCTCCACGCCCAACAGGGACGACCTCGTCTTCCCCAAG GGCGGGtgggaggacgacgaggacgtGCACGAGGCGGCGTGCCgcgaggcgctggaggaggccggcgtCAAGGGCGCCATCAAC AGAACCGCGCTGGGGATGTGGGTGTTCCGGAGCAAGAGCAGCCCGGTGAGCGGCGACAGCCCCCGGGGCGCCTGCAAGGGCTACATCTTCGCGCTGGAGGTCGCCGAGGAGCTCGAGCAATGGCCGGAGCAGGACACGCACGGCAGGCAGTGG GTCTCTCCGGCGGACGCGTACCGCCTGTGCCGGTACGACTGGATGCGCGAGGCGCTGTCGGCGCTGCTGGACCGGCTGGCGGAGGCGAAGCCCGCCGCGCCGGAGCTGGATGGCCACGGCGGCGTGTACAAGATGGTGAAGGaggccgctgccaccgccgaCCGAGCGGTGGCTCTCTGCTAG